Proteins found in one Paenibacillus sp. FSL R10-2782 genomic segment:
- a CDS encoding HNH endonuclease signature motif containing protein produces MTESQPIRNEAGEPLMKKCTYCQEWKPLTEFQRRTGRRAGPYSRRGPCRSCRGLAAQERTSASAPSSVEGTQPLTASLASHGGVHDAVVQSMEASAQPDVQPQPPRRKPVTDKARERHRQRVRHLLSRLKPADTKALRLNRNGMIRLRGKTDQGRRWHQEIEFDLAVTLVRERMAVVINPYAIRRLYSNKEFRQYVLKRDRYTCFFCGGYGDTIDHLLPRAKGGHTTPVNCVCACNECNQFKAARDVDEFIESGVPLPSPGDTDAPEDSL; encoded by the coding sequence ATGACGGAATCGCAGCCAATCAGGAACGAAGCGGGCGAACCGCTGATGAAAAAATGTACGTATTGTCAGGAATGGAAGCCTTTAACGGAATTTCAGCGTAGAACCGGTCGCCGGGCTGGTCCTTATTCCCGGCGTGGTCCTTGCCGTTCCTGCCGGGGGTTAGCGGCGCAAGAACGTACGTCTGCATCCGCTCCTTCTTCCGTCGAGGGGACACAGCCTCTCACGGCTTCCCTGGCATCGCATGGCGGTGTGCATGATGCAGTTGTGCAAAGCATGGAGGCGTCCGCACAGCCTGACGTGCAGCCTCAGCCGCCACGTAGGAAGCCAGTCACGGATAAAGCCCGCGAGCGTCATCGACAACGGGTTCGGCATTTGCTCAGCAGGCTGAAGCCTGCGGATACGAAGGCCCTGCGGCTCAACCGTAACGGGATGATTCGGTTAAGGGGCAAAACCGATCAGGGAAGACGTTGGCATCAAGAGATTGAATTTGATTTGGCGGTTACCCTGGTCAGAGAGCGCATGGCAGTGGTTATTAATCCGTACGCCATCCGCAGACTTTACAGCAATAAGGAATTCCGTCAATATGTGCTCAAGCGTGATCGCTATACCTGCTTTTTCTGCGGGGGTTACGGCGATACTATTGATCATTTGCTGCCCCGTGCCAAAGGGGGACACACGACGCCTGTCAATTGCGTATGTGCTTGCAACGAATGCAATCAATTCAAGGCGGCCCGTGATGTCGATGAATTTATCGAATCTGGTGTGCCGTTGCCATCTCCTGGTGATACAGATGCTCCAGAGGACTCCTTATGA
- a CDS encoding alpha-amylase: MKRNHTMMQFFEWNVEADGSHWKKLARLAPKLKAKGIDAIWIPPVTKGQSPEDTGYGVYDLYDLGEFDQKGAVRTKYGTREDLLGAIAACVRHGVAVYVDLVMNHKAGADETEVFKVVEVNPDNRNEVISEPFDIEGWTKFTFPGRQGQYSTFQWNFEHFNGTDYDASQGRTGIYRILGKNKSWSEHVDDEFGNYDYLMFANIDYNHQEVRKEMIRWGKWLVDTLQCNGFRLDAIKHINHEFVREFATEMIKKRGQDFYMVGEFWKPDLESCQKFLNTIDYKIDLFDVSLHYKLHSASLGGKDFDLSTLFEDTLVQTHPLNSVTFVDNHDSQPHEALESWVEDWFKPSAYALILLRKDGYPCVFYGDYYGIQGQTPVKGKQAALDPLLYARYHKAYGEQKDYLDDPHTIGWVRQGVSELKGSGCAVVVTNADDGQKRMFVGKHRAGEQWTDLTGRHDHIVQIEQDGYGVFPVRAGSVSVWALPGEDDGLEEAEDDVDA; this comes from the coding sequence ATGAAAAGGAACCATACGATGATGCAGTTTTTCGAGTGGAACGTCGAGGCTGACGGCTCCCACTGGAAGAAACTTGCCCGCCTGGCACCGAAACTGAAGGCCAAAGGAATTGACGCGATATGGATTCCACCTGTCACCAAGGGCCAATCCCCCGAGGATACGGGATACGGCGTCTATGACCTTTACGATCTGGGTGAATTTGATCAAAAAGGTGCGGTACGCACCAAATACGGTACAAGGGAGGATCTGCTGGGGGCTATTGCTGCCTGCGTTCGCCACGGTGTAGCCGTCTATGTCGATCTGGTCATGAACCATAAAGCCGGTGCGGATGAAACAGAAGTATTCAAGGTCGTCGAGGTCAACCCGGATAACCGCAATGAGGTCATTTCCGAGCCGTTCGATATCGAAGGCTGGACTAAGTTTACGTTCCCCGGTCGTCAGGGTCAATATTCCACATTTCAATGGAATTTTGAGCATTTTAACGGGACCGATTACGACGCAAGTCAGGGTCGAACGGGAATTTATCGTATTTTAGGCAAAAATAAAAGCTGGAGCGAGCATGTAGATGATGAATTCGGTAATTATGATTATTTGATGTTCGCCAATATTGACTATAATCATCAGGAAGTGCGCAAGGAAATGATCCGTTGGGGCAAATGGCTGGTGGATACCCTGCAATGCAACGGATTCCGTCTGGATGCGATCAAGCATATCAATCATGAATTTGTACGCGAGTTCGCAACGGAAATGATTAAAAAGCGCGGACAGGACTTTTATATGGTCGGCGAGTTTTGGAAACCGGATCTGGAATCATGTCAAAAATTTCTGAACACCATTGATTATAAAATCGACCTGTTTGACGTATCTCTCCACTACAAGCTACATAGCGCTTCCTTGGGTGGCAAGGATTTCGATTTAAGCACCCTTTTCGAGGATACGCTGGTCCAGACTCATCCCCTGAACTCCGTTACTTTTGTCGATAATCATGATTCCCAGCCGCACGAGGCTCTCGAATCGTGGGTGGAGGACTGGTTTAAGCCCAGCGCCTACGCGCTCATTCTGCTGCGCAAGGACGGTTACCCCTGCGTATTCTACGGCGATTACTACGGCATTCAAGGGCAAACGCCCGTAAAAGGCAAGCAGGCCGCGCTCGACCCGCTCCTGTACGCCCGATATCATAAAGCCTATGGTGAGCAAAAGGATTATTTGGATGATCCCCATACGATTGGATGGGTACGTCAGGGCGTGTCTGAATTGAAAGGCTCCGGCTGCGCCGTGGTGGTCACCAACGCCGACGACGGGCAGAAGCGTATGTTTGTGGGAAAACACCGCGCAGGAGAGCAATGGACCGATCTAACTGGCCGTCACGACCATATCGTACAGATTGAACAGGATGGCTACGGCGTATTCCCGGTTCGTGCCGGAAGTGTATCGGTATGGGCGCTTCCCGGCGAGGACGACGGCCTGGAGGAAGCAGAAGACGACGTGGACGCTTAA
- the gpmA gene encoding 2,3-diphosphoglycerate-dependent phosphoglycerate mutase: MYQVVLVRHGESVYNRQNLFTGWTDVDLTEQGTHEAIEAGRILKENGYTFDLAFASVLKRSIRTLYHILDELDHLWIPVQKSWKLNERHYGALQGLSKLDSAVQYGEEQVHIWRRSLTVRPPMLDEQDERSPRREERYRNIKPEELPLGESLEDTVHRVGEFWKQRIVPLVQKKERVIISAHGNTLRALIKYMENLDETALLDLNIPTGVPLVYELDEHIDPIRRFYLGDPSHVEAKKQAVANQSKVTE; encoded by the coding sequence ATGTATCAAGTGGTGCTGGTGAGGCATGGAGAGAGCGTGTATAACCGCCAAAATCTGTTTACAGGCTGGACGGATGTAGACCTGACCGAGCAGGGAACCCATGAAGCCATAGAGGCAGGGCGTATTCTCAAGGAGAATGGGTATACGTTTGATCTGGCGTTCGCTTCAGTGCTGAAACGATCCATTCGTACGCTGTATCATATTTTGGACGAGCTGGATCATTTGTGGATACCCGTGCAGAAGTCGTGGAAGCTGAACGAACGCCATTATGGTGCTCTTCAGGGACTGAGCAAGCTGGATTCTGCCGTCCAATACGGCGAGGAACAGGTACATATCTGGCGACGCAGCCTGACGGTGCGACCTCCCATGTTGGATGAACAGGATGAACGAAGCCCTCGCAGAGAGGAACGATACCGCAACATTAAGCCGGAAGAGCTGCCGCTCGGAGAAAGTTTGGAGGATACGGTGCATCGGGTTGGTGAGTTTTGGAAGCAGCGGATTGTACCCTTGGTGCAAAAAAAGGAACGGGTCATTATTTCCGCGCATGGCAACACCCTGAGGGCATTAATCAAGTACATGGAGAATCTGGACGAAACCGCACTGCTGGATTTGAATATTCCGACAGGTGTGCCGCTGGTCTACGAGCTGGATGAGCATATAGATCCCATCCGGCGCTTCTATCTCGGTGATCCAAGTCATGTGGAGGCGAAAAAGCAGGCCGTGGCCAACCAAAGCAAGGTAACGGAGTGA
- a CDS encoding Bax inhibitor-1/YccA family protein gives MSFSNPVLRDDIFVREDEREVSEQRMTIGGTINKTLLLLVLLIIAGSITWYMTYNGTVEVLSFITAGSIGMVGIALAISFFPKSAPFLSPVYAILSGFALGGISAFMEYDYPGIVANAILLTVGILFLMLFMYTQRIIKVTRGFISFVVLCTLAIFLVTLVDFILNFFGMNVPYIHETGWLGIGISLFIVVIAALNLLLDFNFIEEQADQGAPKYMEWYGAFGLLVTLVWLYVRILELLSKFSKRD, from the coding sequence ATGAGCTTTAGCAATCCGGTTTTACGTGATGACATCTTCGTGCGCGAAGATGAAAGAGAAGTTAGCGAACAGCGCATGACCATCGGAGGCACGATCAACAAAACACTGCTCCTGCTGGTTCTGCTGATCATCGCGGGCAGTATCACCTGGTATATGACTTACAATGGTACAGTTGAGGTCTTATCCTTTATAACCGCAGGCTCCATTGGCATGGTCGGCATAGCGCTGGCTATATCCTTTTTCCCAAAATCAGCCCCGTTTTTGTCGCCTGTTTACGCGATTCTGAGCGGCTTTGCTTTAGGCGGGATTTCAGCTTTCATGGAATATGACTATCCGGGTATCGTGGCGAATGCGATTTTGTTGACGGTGGGTATTTTGTTTTTGATGCTCTTTATGTATACACAGCGAATCATTAAGGTTACCCGGGGCTTTATCTCCTTCGTTGTTTTATGTACGTTGGCGATTTTCCTGGTGACGCTGGTTGACTTTATTTTGAACTTTTTCGGGATGAACGTTCCTTATATTCATGAGACAGGCTGGCTTGGAATCGGTATTAGTCTGTTTATCGTTGTGATTGCGGCTTTGAATCTGCTGTTGGATTTTAATTTCATTGAAGAGCAAGCAGATCAGGGCGCACCGAAATATATGGAGTGGTATGGCGCTTTTGGATTGCTAGTGACTTTAGTGTGGCTGTATGTACGGATATTGGAGTTGTTGTCCAAATTCAGTAAGAGAGACTAA
- a CDS encoding glycoside hydrolase family 2 TIM barrel-domain containing protein encodes MRTILPLNDQWFYRPEYVESEISAGIDVSRYESILLPHTNVELPYNYFDDKAFQFVSTYKRELDIPANAKGKRVYVDFEGVMTYAQVYLNGVKAGEHKGGYTPFSIELTGLAEYGGSNVLTVIVDSTERDDIPPFGAVIDYLTYGGIYREVQLRIVEPVHLGTVFVQTLEPLAASKAVRVVVELEGTSDQENDLTVALRLLDRASVKAETEPTAVTGAEVTLELKELNGLQLWDIDDPKLYEAELTLLRNGAEIDRLTVRFGFREAEFQPDGFYLNGRKIKLLGLNRHQSYPYVGYAMPKRAQRRDADVLKEELGLNMVRTSHYPQSRHFLDRCDEIGLLVFEEIPGWQHIGGEAWKEQVVRDVEDMIIRDRNHPSIVIWGVRINESQDDHELYARTNELARKLDPIRATGGVRYIVGSELLEDVYTMNDFVHDGGHKKYLAKEIRNFDTYDDTEGVDGETTGLRQPSLVTKLDHPVPYLVTEYNGHMYPTKRFDQEERVMEHALRHTRVQNASYADEGIAGAIGWCAFDYNTHADFGSGDKICYHGVMDMFRLPKFAANVYRSQKRVEQEIILEPVTYWSRGERNIGGIVPLVVFTNCDEVEFIYGDERKGVYRPNQEKYPALPHPPVVIDELTGHWGMKWEDAVFIGYVDGQEVIRRRYSRNPVPTELRVAADDTALEAGDWDVTRVVVDALDEYGNVLPFYADPVSVEVEGAGELIGPSSLSLIGGRIAFWIRTKGEAGNIRVKVSAPSRFDPQKVSILVQ; translated from the coding sequence ATGCGTACCATTTTGCCGTTGAATGACCAGTGGTTTTACCGTCCTGAATATGTTGAGAGCGAAATAAGCGCAGGAATCGATGTAAGTCGGTATGAGTCTATTCTGCTGCCACACACCAATGTAGAGCTGCCTTATAACTATTTTGACGACAAGGCTTTCCAGTTTGTTTCCACGTATAAAAGAGAGTTGGACATTCCGGCCAATGCCAAGGGGAAACGGGTGTACGTCGATTTTGAAGGGGTCATGACTTATGCGCAGGTATATCTGAACGGGGTAAAAGCGGGAGAACATAAGGGAGGCTACACACCGTTCAGTATTGAATTGACCGGACTTGCCGAATACGGCGGTTCCAATGTACTGACGGTCATCGTCGATTCCACGGAGCGGGACGACATTCCTCCTTTTGGGGCAGTCATTGACTATCTGACCTATGGCGGTATTTACCGGGAGGTGCAGCTGCGAATTGTCGAGCCGGTGCATCTCGGCACAGTATTCGTGCAGACACTGGAGCCGCTTGCGGCAAGCAAGGCGGTACGCGTGGTTGTGGAGCTGGAGGGGACTAGCGATCAGGAGAACGATTTGACGGTCGCTTTGCGACTGCTGGACAGAGCGAGCGTGAAGGCGGAGACCGAACCAACAGCAGTGACGGGGGCGGAAGTGACGCTGGAGCTGAAAGAACTGAACGGCTTGCAGCTATGGGATATAGATGATCCCAAGCTGTATGAAGCAGAACTAACGTTGCTGCGAAACGGGGCTGAGATAGATCGTCTGACCGTGCGTTTTGGCTTCCGCGAAGCCGAATTTCAGCCGGACGGGTTTTACCTGAACGGGCGAAAGATCAAGCTGCTTGGCTTGAACCGCCATCAGTCTTACCCGTATGTCGGCTATGCCATGCCGAAAAGAGCGCAGCGCCGTGACGCCGATGTACTCAAAGAGGAATTGGGCCTGAATATGGTGCGGACATCGCATTACCCGCAGTCCCGTCATTTTCTGGACCGTTGCGATGAGATCGGGCTGCTCGTTTTTGAGGAAATTCCGGGCTGGCAGCATATTGGCGGCGAAGCGTGGAAGGAGCAGGTGGTCAGGGACGTGGAGGATATGATTATCCGTGATCGTAATCATCCGTCAATCGTGATCTGGGGCGTGCGGATTAATGAGTCGCAGGATGATCATGAGCTGTACGCACGTACCAATGAGCTTGCACGCAAGCTTGATCCGATTCGTGCGACGGGTGGCGTGCGCTATATTGTAGGGAGCGAGCTGCTGGAAGATGTGTATACGATGAACGATTTCGTTCATGACGGCGGGCATAAAAAATATTTGGCGAAGGAAATCCGCAATTTCGATACGTATGACGATACAGAAGGTGTAGATGGGGAAACGACAGGTTTGCGCCAGCCGTCCCTCGTCACCAAGCTGGATCATCCGGTTCCTTATCTGGTGACGGAATATAACGGGCATATGTACCCGACCAAGCGCTTTGACCAGGAGGAACGGGTGATGGAACATGCGTTGCGCCATACGCGGGTGCAGAACGCTTCCTATGCCGATGAAGGCATTGCCGGGGCGATTGGCTGGTGCGCTTTTGACTACAATACGCATGCAGATTTTGGCTCTGGCGATAAAATCTGCTACCACGGTGTGATGGATATGTTCCGCCTGCCCAAATTCGCAGCGAACGTGTATCGCAGTCAGAAGCGGGTCGAGCAGGAAATCATTCTGGAGCCGGTCACTTACTGGTCACGTGGCGAACGGAACATTGGGGGCATCGTACCGCTGGTTGTATTCACCAATTGTGATGAGGTGGAATTCATTTATGGCGACGAACGCAAGGGCGTCTATCGTCCAAACCAGGAAAAGTATCCGGCTCTTCCGCATCCTCCGGTCGTTATCGACGAACTGACAGGTCACTGGGGCATGAAGTGGGAAGATGCTGTGTTCATCGGGTACGTGGACGGTCAAGAAGTGATTCGCAGACGCTACTCTCGTAATCCGGTGCCGACGGAACTGCGTGTAGCTGCCGACGATACAGCGCTGGAGGCAGGCGATTGGGACGTGACGAGAGTTGTGGTGGATGCTCTGGACGAATACGGGAATGTCCTGCCTTTCTATGCTGATCCGGTTTCCGTGGAGGTGGAGGGAGCAGGTGAATTAATCGGTCCGTCCAGCCTATCGCTAATTGGTGGGCGTATTGCGTTCTGGATTCGTACGAAGGGTGAGGCTGGTAATATTCGCGTGAAGGTTTCCGCGCCATCCCGTTTCGATCCGCAGAAAGTAAGTATTCTCGTTCAGTAG
- a CDS encoding LacI family DNA-binding transcriptional regulator — translation MPTLKDIAQEAEVSISTVSRVLNYDETLSVSEETRRKIFEVAERMKYTTVKRKNGGIGRQSRKKAEGPIRLGMVHWFSAYEELEDPYYLSIRFGVEKECRQSGAQLERIFRREDLSALKTLSEGLHGLIVLGHFSSQEIEHMLELSIPCVFLDHPVERTGADYVVIDLARAAADALDYLMNAGHRHIGYVGMGKDEQAHDSDQAEMDARYETFLRYKGQHGLCTSNDIHVCGGTAADGFRAMEAAVLAGSETLPTAFFVASDSVAIGVLKALEQHQIAVPERISIVGFNDIPTAEYLTPSLTTVKTYTELMGETGVQLLLHTVRNGPNEVGRKVTIPTELMIRNSSGPPFTDSI, via the coding sequence ATGCCTACGTTAAAAGATATTGCTCAGGAGGCGGAAGTTTCCATATCAACAGTTTCCCGAGTCTTAAATTATGATGAAACATTGTCCGTTTCGGAGGAAACACGGCGTAAAATTTTTGAGGTTGCCGAGCGAATGAAATATACGACCGTTAAACGTAAAAATGGAGGCATCGGGCGTCAGTCCCGTAAAAAGGCCGAGGGGCCGATCCGGCTCGGGATGGTTCATTGGTTTAGCGCGTATGAGGAACTGGAGGACCCGTACTATCTCTCCATCCGGTTCGGCGTGGAAAAGGAATGCCGCCAGAGCGGAGCGCAATTGGAGCGGATTTTCCGGCGGGAAGACCTGTCCGCACTGAAGACGCTATCCGAAGGGCTGCACGGGCTAATCGTGCTCGGGCATTTTAGCAGCCAGGAAATAGAGCACATGCTGGAGCTTTCCATCCCTTGCGTCTTTCTGGATCACCCGGTAGAGCGTACAGGTGCGGACTATGTCGTCATTGACCTCGCTCGTGCTGCGGCAGACGCGCTGGATTATTTGATGAACGCGGGCCATCGTCACATCGGTTATGTAGGCATGGGCAAGGATGAGCAGGCCCATGATTCCGATCAAGCGGAGATGGATGCACGCTATGAGACCTTTTTGCGGTATAAAGGGCAGCATGGGCTATGCACGTCGAACGACATTCATGTATGTGGCGGAACGGCGGCAGACGGCTTTCGTGCGATGGAAGCGGCAGTTCTGGCAGGGTCAGAGACCCTGCCTACAGCCTTCTTTGTTGCGAGCGATTCGGTAGCGATTGGCGTATTAAAGGCGCTGGAGCAGCATCAAATCGCCGTTCCTGAACGTATTTCAATCGTCGGCTTCAATGATATTCCGACAGCGGAATATTTGACACCGTCGCTGACGACGGTCAAGACGTATACCGAATTGATGGGAGAAACAGGCGTTCAGCTCTTGCTGCATACGGTGCGCAACGGTCCGAATGAGGTTGGTCGCAAGGTCACCATTCCAACCGAACTGATGATTCGTAACAGCAGTGGACCGCCGTTTACCGACTCGATATAG
- the pepT gene encoding peptidase T, translating into MKQELIKRLTTYVQVDTQSDESSNTCPTTPGQLTLGNLLVNELKAIGMTDVTIDDNGYVMATLPSNTDKEVPVIGFLAHLDTATEMTGAGVKPQLMENYDGGDITLNTSLGVNLSPREFPELPQYKGHTLITTDGTTLLGADNKAGIAEIMTAIHYLLDHPEIPHGKIRVAFTPDEEIGRGPERFDVAAFGAQYAYTVDGGPLGELEYESFNAAAAHITIHGVNVHPGTAKNKMINAVKIAMELNGRLPANEAPEYTDGYDGFYHLLEFEGTVEQAKLHYIIRDFDRESFENRKAYLTNVVKELQVVYGENRIVLELRDQYYNMKEKIEPVKHIVDVAHEAMTKLGIDPIIKPIRGGTDGSQLSYMGLPTPNIFTGGENYHGKFEYVSVDNMVLATKVIVEIVQLFEQRGK; encoded by the coding sequence ATGAAACAGGAACTGATTAAACGCCTGACCACTTATGTTCAGGTAGATACCCAATCCGATGAAAGCAGCAACACTTGCCCGACTACACCCGGACAGCTCACACTGGGCAACCTGCTGGTCAACGAACTGAAAGCCATTGGTATGACAGACGTAACCATAGACGACAACGGTTATGTCATGGCAACTCTTCCTTCCAATACGGATAAAGAGGTTCCGGTTATCGGCTTTTTGGCCCATCTCGATACCGCTACCGAAATGACTGGCGCAGGGGTAAAGCCTCAATTGATGGAAAACTATGATGGGGGCGACATTACGCTGAATACATCGCTGGGTGTGAACCTTTCTCCGCGCGAGTTTCCCGAGCTGCCTCAATATAAAGGTCATACCCTGATCACGACGGACGGCACCACGTTGCTTGGTGCAGATAACAAAGCCGGGATTGCAGAAATTATGACAGCCATACATTATCTGCTGGATCACCCGGAAATTCCGCATGGCAAGATTCGCGTCGCCTTTACACCGGATGAAGAGATTGGAAGAGGACCGGAACGATTTGACGTAGCTGCTTTCGGTGCCCAATATGCCTATACAGTAGATGGTGGACCGCTTGGAGAACTGGAATATGAAAGCTTTAACGCCGCAGCCGCCCATATTACTATTCACGGTGTTAATGTCCATCCCGGTACAGCCAAAAACAAAATGATTAACGCCGTCAAAATTGCCATGGAGCTGAACGGACGATTGCCTGCGAATGAAGCTCCGGAATACACGGACGGATACGATGGCTTTTATCATTTGCTGGAATTTGAGGGTACGGTAGAACAAGCCAAATTACACTATATCATCCGTGATTTTGATCGTGAAAGCTTTGAAAACCGGAAGGCTTACTTAACGAACGTGGTAAAAGAGCTGCAAGTCGTATATGGGGAAAACCGTATCGTTCTGGAGCTGAGAGATCAGTATTACAACATGAAGGAGAAAATCGAGCCCGTCAAGCACATCGTGGATGTTGCCCATGAAGCGATGACAAAGCTGGGAATTGATCCGATCATCAAGCCGATTCGCGGCGGTACAGATGGTTCACAGCTGTCCTATATGGGACTGCCTACACCGAATATTTTTACGGGTGGGGAGAACTATCACGGTAAGTTTGAATATGTATCGGTGGACAATATGGTGCTTGCAACCAAGGTTATTGTTGAAATCGTTCAATTGTTCGAACAGCGCGGCAAGTGA
- a CDS encoding methyl-accepting chemotaxis protein — protein MDSLNALIAAIPYIQQIMREKVTLALFDRTHVLAYSESEGMDLGFEVGSELLKDYQNFSMLKNGREPSLTHIPAELLGYPLDMVSIPVFDENGEVVAAFAASYNLTNKNQLDQIVTENLSITEHLIDMVQHVAAHTEELQATSEQILENTQIAVQNSGKINQVAVFIKEISDQTNLLGLNAAIEAARVGEAGAGFGIVAQEVRKLSVESKKATVDIEAALKDVQNSVHQMEEEIKQIVASSQEQATLVSSFTEVMDRMQQASETMQQLANNLTSYIVK, from the coding sequence TTGGATTCATTAAATGCATTAATTGCAGCAATCCCCTATATACAGCAAATTATGCGTGAAAAGGTGACTCTTGCGCTTTTTGACCGTACTCATGTTCTGGCTTATAGCGAGTCGGAGGGCATGGATCTCGGCTTTGAAGTCGGCTCGGAGCTGCTCAAGGACTACCAAAATTTTTCCATGCTTAAAAATGGGCGCGAGCCGAGCCTGACCCACATTCCTGCTGAACTGCTGGGATATCCTCTTGATATGGTTAGTATTCCTGTGTTTGACGAAAATGGCGAGGTCGTTGCAGCATTTGCTGCTTCCTATAATTTGACTAACAAGAATCAACTGGATCAAATCGTGACTGAGAACCTTTCCATCACCGAGCATCTCATTGACATGGTGCAGCATGTAGCAGCACACACCGAGGAGCTACAAGCTACCAGTGAACAGATTTTGGAGAACACCCAAATTGCCGTACAAAACTCGGGTAAAATCAATCAGGTCGCTGTATTTATCAAAGAAATCTCCGACCAAACCAACCTGCTTGGATTAAATGCTGCCATTGAAGCGGCACGTGTCGGAGAAGCAGGAGCAGGCTTTGGTATCGTCGCCCAAGAAGTGCGTAAGCTCTCGGTAGAATCCAAAAAAGCGACGGTTGATATTGAAGCGGCTCTCAAGGATGTACAAAACTCTGTTCATCAGATGGAAGAGGAAATTAAGCAAATTGTTGCTTCTTCGCAGGAGCAAGCAACGCTGGTAAGCTCTTTTACCGAAGTGATGGATCGTATGCAACAAGCGAGTGAAACGATGCAGCAGTTAGCTAACAACCTGACTTCCTATATTGTGAAATAA
- a CDS encoding DNA-binding protein: MEEVLNQREAIYLLSDSHELDKACELFRISYTHNDWDEANKVADYLHALAESLYHIQLRNAADGKHETLNTKHPLVFYYAYSYLAKSIYFQNKGKYQEARECIMKYGEMGWFMGLDESGHEEVERFRFLAKANLYTVELLSGKRELLPEYVQFLHDNDEELLPGLVGIVEAANLNNWNIDDLLNDFAHDIEIFEGYEDRGNRVYYLKLVNQLAIYYFKQEQYTVALNYVLASLQFSVSVEADADFRTLVALFEAYRDLATSSQQEQYQTILLRGLHNEKGFNLGNYGLGVS, translated from the coding sequence GTGGAAGAGGTCCTGAATCAAAGGGAAGCTATTTATTTGTTGTCGGACAGCCACGAACTCGACAAGGCTTGTGAGTTGTTTAGAATCAGCTACACACATAACGATTGGGATGAAGCGAACAAGGTTGCAGACTATCTGCATGCTTTGGCTGAAAGCCTGTATCACATCCAACTGAGAAATGCTGCGGACGGCAAGCACGAGACGTTGAATACCAAACATCCATTGGTATTTTATTATGCATACAGTTATTTGGCTAAATCTATTTATTTTCAGAATAAGGGTAAGTATCAAGAAGCTAGAGAATGTATTATGAAGTACGGCGAAATGGGTTGGTTTATGGGGCTGGATGAGAGCGGCCATGAAGAAGTGGAAAGATTTCGTTTTCTCGCCAAAGCCAACCTGTACACGGTTGAATTGCTTTCGGGAAAACGGGAGCTTCTGCCCGAATATGTTCAATTTCTTCACGACAATGATGAGGAACTGCTTCCAGGATTGGTCGGTATTGTCGAAGCAGCTAATTTGAATAATTGGAATATTGACGATCTGCTGAATGATTTTGCCCACGATATTGAGATATTTGAAGGTTATGAAGATAGAGGAAACCGCGTATATTATTTAAAGCTTGTTAACCAATTAGCCATTTATTATTTCAAACAGGAGCAGTATACGGTTGCGTTAAATTATGTCCTTGCTTCTCTGCAATTCTCTGTTAGTGTAGAAGCAGATGCCGATTTCAGGACATTGGTGGCTTTGTTTGAGGCTTATCGAGATTTGGCAACATCGTCACAGCAAGAGCAATATCAAACCATTTTATTAAGGGGGCTTCATAATGAAAAAGGCTTTAATCTCGGTAACTATGGTCTTGGTGTTTCTTAG
- the hxlA gene encoding 3-hexulose-6-phosphate synthase, producing MELQLALDLVDIPQGIALVKEVESYIDIVEIGTPIVINEGLHAVKAMKEAFPNLKVLADLKVMDAGGYEVLKASEAGADIVTILAVAEDATIKGAVEEAKKQGGKKILVDMIGVKNLEQRAKEIDALGVDYICVHTGYDLQAEGQSPFEALQTVKKVVKNSKTAVAGGIKLSTLAEVVKAQPDLVIVGGGITGEDDKKAVASQMQQLIKQG from the coding sequence ATGGAACTTCAATTGGCTTTAGACTTAGTAGATATCCCGCAAGGCATTGCATTGGTAAAAGAAGTAGAATCGTATATTGACATCGTAGAAATCGGTACTCCAATTGTCATCAATGAGGGACTTCATGCGGTAAAAGCAATGAAAGAAGCCTTCCCGAATCTGAAAGTACTGGCTGATCTGAAGGTCATGGATGCAGGCGGTTACGAAGTGCTGAAAGCTTCCGAAGCTGGCGCAGATATCGTTACGATTCTGGCTGTAGCTGAAGATGCAACGATCAAAGGTGCGGTAGAAGAAGCGAAAAAACAAGGCGGCAAAAAAATTCTGGTGGACATGATCGGTGTTAAAAACCTGGAGCAACGTGCGAAAGAAATCGACGCTCTCGGCGTAGACTACATCTGCGTGCATACAGGCTATGATCTGCAAGCTGAAGGACAGAGCCCGTTCGAAGCACTGCAAACCGTCAAAAAAGTCGTGAAAAACTCCAAAACTGCGGTTGCTGGCGGCATCAAGCTGAGCACACTGGCTGAGGTCGTTAAGGCTCAACCGGATCTGGTTATTGTCGGCGGCGGGATCACTGGCGAGGACGACAAAAAAGCCGTTGCTTCCCAAATGCAGCAGCTCATTAAACAAGGTTAA